The Rhineura floridana isolate rRhiFlo1 chromosome 15, rRhiFlo1.hap2, whole genome shotgun sequence genome window below encodes:
- the LOC133370610 gene encoding ly6/PLAUR domain-containing protein 5-like isoform X1 gives MKGTTLRGRTVIALLQGCLVMTLLLSGTSALQCLSSSSIEHFNSRGTTTPSLSTYSSIINCSNDENACVEAQLKLSIDKNALVVIYRGCANKDFTDGAEPVTIGDRHFAIQSNMIYCLNDLCNVEKTRKNVSETHGQDKGPEASGSNHCFSGFALDPNDVILERVTCSKDYNHCYHGNTTITVGPLSMPMFIKTCQHPDCDVPQSQSFGLIRIISQWGSCCSGSYCNGKEVASQSQNISTSAATNASYGVNHTTSFTKPNAEHGTNSTIPGIETVAPRYHWKSNTSTSTTLGPSYDEYDGETNIYEDLVPTIVPRTRGSAPQGPALQLCPLLVALGITVLGIWW, from the exons ATGAAGGGTACCACATTGAGAGGGAGGACTGTAATAGCTCTACTGCAAGGATGCCTGGTGATGACCTTGCTTCTCTCAG GGACTTCTGCCTTGCAGTGTCTTAGCTCCAGCTCCATTGAGCATTTCAACTCCAGAGGCACAACCACTCCTAGTTTATCCACATATAGTAGCATTATCAACTGCTCCAATGACGAGAATGCTTGTGTAGAGGCACAACTCAAGCTCAGCATAG ATAAAAATGCTCTGGTAGTGATCTACAGAGGCTGCGCCAACAAGGATTTTACGGATGGAGCAGAACCAGTCACCATTGGTGATCGGCACTTTGCCATCCAGTCCAATATGATCTATTGTCTCAATGACCTTTGCAATgtggaaaagacaaggaagaatGTTTCCGAGACCCATGGACAGgacaaag GGCCAGAAGCAAGCGGCTCCAACCACTGTTTCTCGGGCTTTGCTCTCGACCCCAATGACGTCATCTTGGAGAGGGTGACCTGCAGCAAGGACTACAACCATTGTTACCATGGTAACACCACCATCACAGTAG GACCTCTCTCCATGCCCATGTTCATCAAGACCTGCCAGCACCCAGACTGTGATGTGCCTCAGAGTCAATCCTTTGGCCTCATAAGGATCATCAGCCAGTGGGGCTCATGTTGCAGTGGCAGCTATTGCAATGGGAAGGAAGTTGCCTCTCAGAGCCAGAACATCAGCACATCAGCTGCCACCAATGCATCTTATGGTGTCAATCACACCACCAGTTTCACCAAACCTAATGCTGAACATGGTACAAACTCTACAATTCCTGGGATAGAGACTGTGGCACCTAGATACCACTGGAAGTCAAACACTAGCACGAGCACCACCCTGGGACCATCTTATGATGAGTATGATGGAGAAACCAATATCTATGAGGACTTAGTTCCCACAATTGTTCCCCGAACACGTGGGTCAGCTCCTCAAGGGCCCGCCCTTCAACTTTGCCCCCTCCTGGTAGCCTTAGGAATAACAGTCCTTGGGATATGGTGGTGA
- the LOC133370610 gene encoding uncharacterized protein LOC133370610 isoform X2, whose amino-acid sequence MKGTTLRGRTVIALLQGCLVMTLLLSDKNALVVIYRGCANKDFTDGAEPVTIGDRHFAIQSNMIYCLNDLCNVEKTRKNVSETHGQDKGPEASGSNHCFSGFALDPNDVILERVTCSKDYNHCYHGNTTITVGPLSMPMFIKTCQHPDCDVPQSQSFGLIRIISQWGSCCSGSYCNGKEVASQSQNISTSAATNASYGVNHTTSFTKPNAEHGTNSTIPGIETVAPRYHWKSNTSTSTTLGPSYDEYDGETNIYEDLVPTIVPRTRGSAPQGPALQLCPLLVALGITVLGIWW is encoded by the exons ATGAAGGGTACCACATTGAGAGGGAGGACTGTAATAGCTCTACTGCAAGGATGCCTGGTGATGACCTTGCTTCTCTCAG ATAAAAATGCTCTGGTAGTGATCTACAGAGGCTGCGCCAACAAGGATTTTACGGATGGAGCAGAACCAGTCACCATTGGTGATCGGCACTTTGCCATCCAGTCCAATATGATCTATTGTCTCAATGACCTTTGCAATgtggaaaagacaaggaagaatGTTTCCGAGACCCATGGACAGgacaaag GGCCAGAAGCAAGCGGCTCCAACCACTGTTTCTCGGGCTTTGCTCTCGACCCCAATGACGTCATCTTGGAGAGGGTGACCTGCAGCAAGGACTACAACCATTGTTACCATGGTAACACCACCATCACAGTAG GACCTCTCTCCATGCCCATGTTCATCAAGACCTGCCAGCACCCAGACTGTGATGTGCCTCAGAGTCAATCCTTTGGCCTCATAAGGATCATCAGCCAGTGGGGCTCATGTTGCAGTGGCAGCTATTGCAATGGGAAGGAAGTTGCCTCTCAGAGCCAGAACATCAGCACATCAGCTGCCACCAATGCATCTTATGGTGTCAATCACACCACCAGTTTCACCAAACCTAATGCTGAACATGGTACAAACTCTACAATTCCTGGGATAGAGACTGTGGCACCTAGATACCACTGGAAGTCAAACACTAGCACGAGCACCACCCTGGGACCATCTTATGATGAGTATGATGGAGAAACCAATATCTATGAGGACTTAGTTCCCACAATTGTTCCCCGAACACGTGGGTCAGCTCCTCAAGGGCCCGCCCTTCAACTTTGCCCCCTCCTGGTAGCCTTAGGAATAACAGTCCTTGGGATATGGTGGTGA